AGTCCTGCGGCTCGGAGATGATCGGCACGCTCCCCACCTCCTCAGCCGTAGCGGCGCAGCTCGTGGAAGAAGTCGTCGACGACGGTCAGCTCGCCCGCACGGCGCAGCTGCTCGTAGACGTGCATGCCGACCGCGAGGTCCAGCACGCCGAGCCCGAACGGGGAGAACACCAGCGGGCGGCCGGCCGGGAGGTCGACGCGGCCGGCCATCACCTCGTCCAAGGTGCCGTGCAGGAAGTCGCGGTTGCCGACCAGCTGCTCGGCCAGGTGCGGTGAGGTGTTCGCCTTCAGGCAGTGCTCCACGTCGTCGACGACGTTGGTCGACGCGAGGATGATCTCCGGGGCGATGTCGCGCAGGGAGACGTTGAGCACCAACGGGTTGTGCGCGAACCACGCGGGGTCGCTCACGTGCGGGGCGGCCGCGACCGTCGCGAACACGACCAGGTCCGACGCGCGGATCAGCGCTTCGGCGTCGTCGTGCACGGAGATCCGGCCGGACTCGCCCGAGCGCTCCAGGTAGTCGCGGAAGCCTGCCGCGTGCTCGGCGGACAGGTCGTGCACGCCGACCTCGTCGAAGGACCAGCCGGTCCCGGCGAAGTAGGTGTGGATGTACCTGGCGATCAGGCCGGTGCCGACGAAGCCGATCCGCGGCGGGCGGCCGCGCTCCCGGGTGAACCAGTCCGCGGCCAGCACGGCCGACGCCGCGGTGCGGGTGGCGCTGATGATGGAGCTTTCCAAGCAGGCGAAGGGATATCCGGTTGCCTGGTCGTTGAGGATCAGCACCGCGGACGCCCTCGGCAGCCCGGCGGCGACGTTCTCCGGGAAGCTGGAGATCCACTTGATCCCGTCGACGCCGACCCCGCCGCCGATCGAGGCGGGCAACGCGATGATGCGCGAGGTGGGCCGGTCGGGGAAGCGCAGGAAGTACGACGGCGGGTTCACCGTGTCGCCTGCGCCGTGCACCTTGTAGGCGGCCTCGATGAGCTCCGTGACGGGTTTCTCCTGACCGGCCAGCGCGCGCTGCACCTGGCCGCCGGAGATCACCGAGAAGGCGGGGACCTGCTGGGACATCGGGTTCTCCGGGGGTCTCAGGCGAGCGGGGCGGTCGGCGAGCACGCGGCCAGCGGCACCGGGAGGCCCAGGGCCACCAGCACCTCGCGGGGGCCTTCGAAGGCCTCCCGGCTGTGCGCCATGCGCAGGTTGTCCACGAGCATCAGGTCGCCCGCCTGCCACGGCTCCCGCAGCGTCACCGAGTCGTAGGTCTTGTTGATCACCTCGACCACGTCCTGGGTGATCTCGCCGCCGTCGCCGAAGCGGGTGTTGAACGGCAGGTTGTCCTGGCCGTAGACGTCGACCAGGTACTCCCGCACCTCGGGCGCCATCGTCCACTGGTTGAGGAAGGCGATCTGGTTGAACCACAGCTTCTCCCCGTGCCCGGGGTGGGTCGCCACGGCGGAGCGCCGCTGGCTGGTGCGCAGCCCGCCGGAGGTCCACTCGAAGCTGATCCCGTTGGCGGAGCAGTACTCCTCGACCTCGGCCTTGTCCGAGGTGCCGAACGCCTCGGCCCAGGACAGACCGATCTCGTCGTTGTAGCACCGGGTCAGCAGCCAGCCCTCGCGCTCGAAGCGCTCGACCAGATCGGCGGGCAGCGCGGCGAGCACCCTGGCGGAGTCGGCGACCGCGGTGGCGCCGCCCTCGGTGGGCGCGCTGAGGCAGGCGAAGAGCATCAGGCCGGGGAACTCCAGCGCGTAGCTGAGCTCGTGGTGCATGCACATCGGCTGGTTCGGCGGCCACTTCGAGGAGGAGTACACGCCGTCGCCGTGGCTGTCCCGCGTCGCGAACGCCTCGCGCTCGGCCATCAGCTCGGTGCCCAGCGTCCTGAGGACCACGCCCGCGACCCCGGCGTCCATGCTCGATCCCGCAAGCGGATCTTCGGCGCCCATGCTCGATCCCGCAAGCGGATCTTCGGCGCCCCGCAGCCCGAGGCCCCGCACCAGGACGGCGCCGTGCCGGGCGACGACCTCGTAGAGCGCCTCCCGGTTCCGCTCGGCCCATCCGGCCGCGTCGGCGACACCGCTCACCTCGACGATGGCGGGCTTGCCCTCTTCGACGCGGCCGTCGAGACCGGCGAAGTCGTCCGTGCCCATTACAGTCCCTTCCCGTTGCTGCGCATCTCGTTCACTGCGGTGATGACGGCCGCGGTCTCCGCCGGTCGGGTCCGTGGGAAGTAGTGCCCGCCATCCGCCAGCTCGCGCACATCGACGTTCTCAGCCACCAATGGCCAGTTCCCGCTGCCGCGCCGGTACCCCTCGGTCGCCTCGTCGTCCGCGGCCACCACGAGGGTCAGCGGTGTGGCGAGTCTGGGGGCGCCCTCCTCGTGCGCCGAGACGAAGAACCGGTTCGCCGCAACGACGTCGTGCCGGTAGGCCGCGCCGACAAGTGCGGCGCGCTCGGTGTCCAGGCCGCCCAGCTCGGTGTAGGCGCTGTCGCCGCTGAGCCGCCCGGTGATCTCCAGATCGCCGAGTGCGGTGACGGTCGCGCTGACGCGCTCGCGCTCGGCCACCTCGCCGACCAGTTGCGCGCCAACGAAAACCTGACGCACGTCGTGATCCTGATCCTCCAAAAGACGCGCGGCGAGCACGGCCAGCGCTGCTCCGCAGGAGTGGCCCCACAGCAGGACCGGGCCGATCTCGCGCTGGGCGATCTCGGCGACGACGGTCTTGGCGACCTGCTCGGGGTCGGCGAAGGGTTCGTGCTGCGCGGCGAGGTCGTGGCCGGGCAGCTCGACGGCGTAGACGGAGATCCCGCTGTGCGCCAGCGCGGTGGCCAGCGGCTGGAAGTTCACCGCGTTGCCACCCGCGTAGGGGAAGCAGATCAGCGTCGCTGATCCCTCCACAGTGGACAGAGGTTGGAGCAGGCCGGTGTTCTCGGTCGCGGAGTCCACGGCCGCGGCCAGGTCGGCGAGCACCGGCGTCCGGGTCAGGTCCTTGAGCGAGATCGCCCGATCCAGCTTGACCACCAGGCGGACCGCCGACAACGAGGTGCCGCCGGAGCGGAAGAAGTGGCTGCCCCTGCCGACCTCCTCCGGCGCGACGCCGAGGGCTTCCGCCCATGCTGCGGCGATCCGTCGTTCGGTCGGGGTGCGAGGCGCCTCGACCACGTCGCCGGTCCTCAGCTCCGTCGCGGCCGCGGTCAGCCTCTTCTTGTCGATCTTGCCGTTTCCGGTCAGCGGCAACGACTCCAGCCAGTGGAAGTGGCTGGGCACCATGTACTCCGGCAGCTCCGCCGCGAGGTGGTCGCGCAACTGGTCCGGCAGCGCTGCCGAGTTCTCAGGGGTGGAGTAGAACGCGACCAGGGTCCGCCCGCGGTCCGGCCACTCGGCGATCACCACCGCCGCGTCCCGCACGCCGGGAACACCGAGCAGGCGGTTCTCGATCTCACCGATCTCGATGCGGAAACCACGGATCTTGACCTGCGCGTCGCGGCGGCCGAGGAACTCCAGCTTCCCTTCCGGCAACCAGCGACCGAAGTCACCGGAGCGGTAGAGCCGTTCGCCGTCGCGGTGCGGGTCGGAGAGGAAGGCCGCCGCGGTGCGCTCCGGGTCGTTGATGTAGCCGCGGCCGACGCAGACACCGGAGAAGACGATCTCGCCCGGCGAACCGAGCGGAACCGGGTTGAGGTTCTCGTCCACCACGTACACGCGCACGTTGTTCACCGCGCGCCCCAAGGGAACCCGCTCGCGCTCGGGCGCGCGGTCCATCACCTCGTGGTTGGTGTCGTCGGAGGTCTCGGTGAGGCCGTAGGCGTTGGCCAGCTTGATGTCCGGGAACGCGGCGAACCAGCGCTCGGTCAGCTCCTTCTTGAGCGCCTCCCCGGTCGCCGAGACGCACCGCAACCTGCCGAGTCCGCCGGGGCGCTCTTCGAGGTGGGAGAGCACGACCTCCAAATAGGACGGAACGACCTGCATGACCTCCACGCCGTCGGAGACGAGGGCGACGAAGCGCTGGACGTCCAGGATCGCCTCCTGGTCGACGATCACCGTGCGACCGCCCACCAGCAGCGCGGACACGAGCTGCCACAACGAGATGTCGAAGCACTGCGGCGCGATCTGCGCGACGACGCTGCCCTCGGTGATCCCGAAGTCGTCGATCTTGGCGTAGAGGTGGTTGAGCATGCCCGCGTGCTCGCACATGGCGCCCTTGGGCTCACCGGTGGAGCCCGAGGTGAAGTAGATGTAGGCCAGGTCGTCCCGGCCGACGACGACGCCGAGGTCGCTGTCGTCGTGGTCCTCGGCGTAGACCTCGTCGAGGAAGACCTTGGTGGAAACCGGTACCTGGTCCAGGTTCTCGGTGCTGCCGCGCTCGGTGAGCACCAGGGCGCAGTCCGCCCGCCGGAGCGTCTTGCCGATGCGGTCGGCGGGGAAGTGCGGCTCGATCGGGAGGTAGCCGCCACCGGCCTTGAAGATCGCCAGGACCGCGGCCAACCAGTCCAGGTCCCGTTCGGTGACAACGGCGACGACGTCCTCCGAGGCCAGCCCCCGCGCGCGCAGTGCACGGCCGATGCGGTTCGCGCGGCGGTTCAGCTCGGCGTAGGTCCAGCTGCGGTCGCCGTGCACCGCCGCGACCCGGTCGGGGTGACTGCGAACGCGGTCCTCGAAGAGCTCGTGGAAGCGGCGGTCCGGCAGTTCGCGCCGGGGTCCGGCCAGGCCCTCGAACTGGAAGTCCAGCTCCTCGTGGGAAAGCAGGCTCACCGCGTCCGGCCGGTCGAGCGCGGTGCGGTAGTAGCCGGCGATCCGGGCGACGTGGTCGGCGTCGAAAGCCTCGGTGCGGTAGCGCAGTCGCAGTAGACCGTCCTTTTCGGACACTGCGAGGACGACGCCCTCCGGCAGCTCGGTGACATCACCGAGCACCACCTCGAACAGTGCGCCCTCGGGCAACGGTTCTGCGGCGTGCGCGAAGACGTCCTTCGCGGCATCGTCGGCCTGCGCCACCAGTTCCGCCCAGGTGCCGCCGACCGCGATCGCGCACGGCAGCGGCACTCCGTCGCACCCGGCGGGGAGGTAGCCCGTGCGGATCTCCGGTTCACCGCTGAGCGCGCTGATCACCTTGGCGTGCGCGGCGAGCAGCTCCGCGGCCGATGGCGGCGCGGTGAGCGCGACGTCGTGGGCCGCGACCCCGGGGGGAGCGTCGACCAGCGCCGTCCAGCGGGGAAGCGCGGTGAACCCGGCTGCCCCGAGCACGTCCTGCCAGAAGTCCCGGGCTCCCATCGAGGTCCCTCCGCTCGGATCAGGCTTGGCCTCAAGGGAAAACGTATCCACCCGACATTTTTTCCCGTTATCGCCGGGGTTATCGCCCGTGCTCACTCGATGCGCCAGAACTGGATGGTGTCCTCGACTCCGCCGCGCTGCTTGCCGGTCAGCGTCAGGAACACCTCGTCCAGGCTGGGGATGCTGGTGTCGATCCCGGAGACGGCGATGCCCGAGCCGGAGATCGCGCGCACGGCCACCGTGAGGTCGTTCGGCCCGGAGACGGGCAGCTGCACCAGACCCGCCTCGTAGTCGACGTGACCGGCGAGGCGCGCGTTGGCCAGGACGGTCGCGACGGCCATCAGGTCCTGGGGGCGCATGGGTTTCACGCGCAGGGTCTGCCCGCCCACCCTGGCCCGCAGCTCCGCGGGCGTCCCGGAGGCGATGACCATGCCGTTGTCCATCACCACGACGGAGTCGGCGAGCGCCTCGGCCTCCTCCATGTACTGGGTGGTGAGCAGCACGGTGGAGCCCTCGGCGACCAGGTCGCGGACCACGTCCCACAACGCGTTGCGGCTGCGCGGGTCCAGGCCGGTGGTCGGCTCGTCGAGGTAGATCACCTTCGGGTCGCCGATCAGGCTCGCGGCCAGGTCCAGCCGCCTGCGCATGCCGCCGGAGTACTCCCGGACGAGCTTGCCGCCCGCGGCCACGAGGTCGAAGCGCTCCAGCAGCTCGTCGACCCGCGCCCACGCCCGCTTCTTCGGCAGGTCGAGCAGCCTGGCGATCAGGTACAGGTTGTCGCGGCCGGAGATGTCCTTGTCCACCGCGGCGTACTGGCCGGTGAGCCCGATCAGCCTGCGGACCTCCCGCGGCTGCGTCGCGACGTCGTAGCCGCACACCCTGGCCCGCCCGCCGGTGGGCGGGATCAGGGTGGCCAGCATGCGGACGGTGGTGGTCTTGCCCGCCCCGTTGGGCCCGAGCAGGCCGAGCACCGTGCCGACGGGAACCCGGAGGTCGACACCGTTGACGGCCTTGTGGTCGCCGTAGTGCTTCTCCAGGCGCTCGACCTCGATCCCCATCGTCATCGGCCCGGCCCCGCCCTCAGCCCTGGTCCATCGCGGCGGCGAGGCTGCGCGGCCGCATGTCGGTCCAGTTCCGCTCGACGTAGTCCAGGCACGCCTGGCGGGAGTCCTCCCCGTGCGCGACGGTCCAGCCCGCCGGGACCTCCGCGAAGGACGGCCACAGGGAGTGCTGTCCCTCGTCGTTGACCAGCACGAGGTAGGTGCCGTCGGGGTCCTCGAAGGGGTTCGTCATGACGATGCTTCCTTTCGTGGTTGCACACCGGCGACCACGCTATGCCGCGGGCTTATTGCCGCCATATCGCGGCATTTTCGCTGCTCAGAGACTCAGGAGCGGCGGGAGTAGCACACGACGGACGCGGGGGCGAACACCGCGATCAGCGCGCCGATCCACAGCAGCGCCCCGGTCAGCGCCGCGGTGGCGTCGACGCCGAGCATGAGGTTGCGGCAGGCGTCGCAGACCAGGGTGATCGGGTTCAGCTCGATCACCGGGCGCAGCCAGTCCGGCATGGTGGCGGTCGGCACGAACAGGGAGCTGGCGAACTGGACCGGCACCAGCCAGGCGAAACCGACCGACTGCACGGTCTGCGGGGAGCGGATGGCCAGGCCGATGAAGGCCGAGATCCAGGCCAGCGCCACGCCGAAGGCGAGCATCAGCGCGATCGAGGCGAGGGTGGCCGGCGCGCCGCCCTCCGGCCGGAACCCGATGACGAGCGAGAACAGGAACACCAGCGCCAGGCCGACCGTCATCCGGCACAGGTCCGCGGCGATCCGGCCGACCAGCACGGAGGACCGCGCGATCGAGATGGAGCGGAAGCGGTCCATCATGCCGCTGTCGAAGTCCATGTTGAGGCCGATCCCGGTGGCCATCGACACCACGGAGACGGCCTGGATCATGATGCCGGGCAACAGGTACTGCTTGTAGTCCGCCCCGGCAGCGGCACCGGAAGCCGTCCCGCCGATCGCCCCGCCGAAGACCGAGATGAAGACCCCGGCGAGCAGCATCGGCATCACCACGTCGAGCGCCTGCAGCGGATCACCCTTGAGCTGCAACAGGTTCCTGCGGCAGATCGCCAGCGACTGCCGCAGCACCCGGCCGGGGAACACGATCGTCTGCTGCACACCCGGCAAGCTAGCCGCGCGGCCTATCGTGGCGGTATCGCCGGGGATAACGGCCCAATATGGTCCCGTCCTAGCGTGGCCGGAACAGGCTTTCGCCACGCGACGGGAACCCATGATGACCGAGCAAGTACTCACTTCGGTGCCGGAGGTCGACGGCGGGAACACGGTGTTCGACTGGTTCCGGCACATGCGCGCCGAACGGCCGGTGTGGTTCGACCGCGGTCAGTACCACGTGTTCCGCTACGACGACGTGCACCGGGTGATCACCGATCCCGCGGTGTTCTCCAACGACTCCAGCCGGGTGTTCGAGCAGCTGAGGCCGATCACCGGCGGCAACATCAACTCGATGGACCCGCCGGAGCACCGCAGGCTGCGCGGGCTGGCGAACACGGCGTTCACGCCGAGGGTGGTGGCGCGGCTGGAACCGCGCATCCGCGAGGTGACCACGGAGCTGCTGGACCGGATCGAGGGGGACGCCTTCGACCTCGTCGAGGCGCTGACCCACCCGCTGCCGGTGATCGTGATCGCCGAACTGCTGGGCGTACCCTCCTCCGACGCCGGCCTCTTCCGCGTCTGGGTCGACCAGCTGACCGACCTGCAGGGCGTGATCGACCCGGGCGCCGACGACTTCCTGGAGGTCTTCGACGCGGCGACCAGGGACATGAACCAGTACCTGCTGGAGCACTGCCGGGCCCGTCGCACCGACCCCAAGGACGACCTGATCACCAGCCTGGTGCACGCGGAGGTCGACGGCGAGCGGCTGACCGAGGACGAGCTGGTCAAGTTCACCTCGATCCTGTTCCACACCGGGCACCTCACCACCACGCTGATGCTGGGCAACGCGGTGCAGACGCTGGACACCTGGACCGATGCCTTCGCCGAGCTGCGCGCGGACCGCTCGCTGATCCCGAACGCGCTGGAGGAGGTCCTGCGCTACCGCTCCCCGTTCACCACGGTGAGCCGGGTGAGCACGCGCGACGTCGAGGTGGCCGGGCACGTGATCCCGGCGAACAGCATGGTGACGCCGTGGGTGATCTCGGCCAACCACGACGAGCGGCGCTTCGTCGAGCCGGAGCGCTTCGACATCCGCCGTGACACCTCGCACGTGGCCTTCGGTCACGGCATCCACTTCTGCCTCGGCGCCCCGTTGGCGCGCCTGGAGGGACGCGTCGCGCTGAACGTGCTCTTCGACCGCTTCACGGAGCTGCGGGTCGATCGCGACGCGGACATCCGCTACCACCCGTCGGGGGGCATGTACGGCGCCCGCAACCTGCCCGTCCTGGCGCGACGGGCCTGACAGAGACACGAAAAAGAGGGGGCGGCCTCCGACCCCTCTTTTCCCGTGCACTGGCTCAGTGCAGCTCGACCTGCAGGCCGACGTAGCCCTGGGTCAGGTTCGACCTCATCCACTTCGGCTCCGCAGCAAGAGAAATCTCCGACACGCGCTCCGCGAGGACCCTCAGCACCGCCGCGAGCTCCGCGCGAGCCAGGGCCGCGCCGAGGCAGTGGTGCGGCCCGTTGCCGAAGCCCAGGTGCCGGTTCGGGTGACGGTCCACTTGGAACGCACGCGGATCGGAGAAGACCCGTTCGTCGGAGTTCGCCGCCGGGAGCCACGCCACCACCGGAGTTCCCTTGGGCAGCATCCGGCCGTTCAGCTCCACGTCCTCCGTCGCGACCCGCAGCACGTGCATCGCGGGAGAGGTCCAGCGCACGACCTCCTCCACCGCCTTGCCCAGCAGCGACGGGTCCTCGCGCAGTCGCGGAAGCGCCTCCGGCACCGTGCTCAGCGCGTGGAAGGAGCCCGTGATCGCGTGCCGCGTCGTCTCGTTGCCGCCGATCAACACGTTGTTGCAGTTGACGAGCACGTCCCTGGGGCCGAGGCGGCCGTCCGCGAGCAGTGTGCTCACGAGGTCGTCCCCCGGGGAGCGGCGACGGTGCGAGACCAGCTCGTAGAAGTACATGAGGATCTCGGAGTGCGCCTCGCTCGGCGACATCTTGTCGAAGGCGCTGTCGTTGCCGCCGAACGCGTGGTTCGTCAGCTCCACCAAGCGTTCCCGGTCCTGCGCGGGCACGCCCAGCACCTCGCAGACCACCGCCGCGGGCAGGCGCGGGCCGATCCGCAGGGCCACGTCGGCCCCGCCCGCTTCCAGGGCTTCGTCGACGCAGGAGCGCACTTCCTCGTCGATGAACTCACCGAGGGTGGTGGCCATCGCCTTGGACAGGAAGGGGGCGACCATCTGCCGGAGGTGGGTGTGGTGCTCGCCGTCGGTGACCACCAGCATCTTGCCGCCGGAGTTGTCCGGCTGCTCGGCGTCGAAGCCGATCATCATGCCGTACTCGGAGGTGAACGGGGCGGTGGGCGAGAGGACCTTGCGGCACGCCTCGTGGGAGAACACCGACCAGAACCCGCGCGGCGAGCTGCCCGGTCCGCTCCACACCAACGCGTCGGCCGCGGCGTGCTCCCGCCACAGCGCGAAGCGGTCCTCGGAGCGGTAGAGCTCGGGATCGCCGAGGTCCAGGGTGGCTTCCGCGATCACGGTCATCGTCGCACCTCCTGCGGCAGGCCCGTCTCGAGGATCGCGCCGATCTCCGCGGCGGGGCCCGGTTCCATCATGTTCTCGTGCAGGCAGTCCACCTCGTGCACGATGATCTCTCCATCCACAGTGGACTTCCAGCTCTCCGGGGTGGCCCAGTCCTTGCGGCTGCGGCCCGCGACCACCAGGACCACGTCGCCGGGATAGCGCGCGGGCTCGTGGGTCAGCGCCAGGGTCGCGTTGGTCACCATCACGTCCAGCACGGTCGACCGCCGCCGCTCGTCCAGCCGGCTCAGCTCGCTGGAGCCCCGCCCGAGGTAGTCGACGATCCGCGCCCGCAGCGCCTCCTCGTCCCGCGGCACGTCCGCGCCCTCGTCGCCATACACCTTGGCGTACTCCACGAACATGTCGGCGAGCAGAGCCACCCGGTCCGTCTGGCCGCGCCTGCTCTCCTCCGCGGGGTAGGCGTCGAGGATGGCGAGCAGGCCGACGTCCTCGAGGTGGGTCGCGAGGGCGTGCGCGAGGTTGCCGCCGAAGGACCAGCCGACGAGGTGGTAGGGACCTTCCGGTTGCACGGAACGGATCAGCTCGGCGAAGTCGGCGACCATCGCCTCCATCGTCTGCGGCCGCTCCTCGTCGCCGTCCAGTCCGCGCGACTGGAGCGCGTAGACCGGGATCTCCGGATCGAGCGAGCGCAGCAGGCCGGTGTAGCGCCAGCTCATGCCCGCGATCGGCGGCAGGCAGAACAGTGGCGGGCGGGTTCCCTTGGTGCGCAACGGCAGCAGTGCCCCGAAGGCATCGCGCTGCGTGGGCTCGCCGTCCAGCAGCGCGGCCAGGGCGGCCGGGGTCGGCGCGTCGAACACCGCGCGCACTGTCAGCTCGGCACCGAGCACCGCGCTGATGCGCCCGGCCAGCTCGACGCCGAGCAGCGAGTGGCCGCCCAGCTCGAAGAAGTCGTCGTCGACCCCGACCTCCGCGACGCCGAGCGCTTCCGCGAACAGTCCACAAAGGACCTTCTCACGCGGGGTGCGCGGAGCGCTGTCGGACGTCTCGACGACCGGCTCCGGCAGCGCCCTGCGGTCAAGCTTCCCGTTGGGCAGCAACGGGAGCGCGTCCATGGCGACGAAGGACGACGGCACCATGTAGTCCGGAAGGCGCGAGGCCAGGTGCGACCGCAACTGCGGCCCGGGCACGTCACCGACGACGTAGGCGACGAGCCGCCGGTCCCCGGGCCGGTCCTCCCGCACGATCGCCACCGCCGCGTGGACCTCGTCGTGGCGGCGCAGGGCCGTCTCGATCTCGCCGAGCTCGATGCGGAAGCCGCGCAGCTTCACCTGGGTGTCGGCCCGGCCCGCCAGCTCCAACCGGTCGCCGCGCCACCTGGCGAGGTCTCCGGTCCGGTAGAGCCGCGTGCCCGGTTCTCCGAACGGGCTGGCCACGAACCGAGCCGCGGTGGTCGCGGGATCGCCGAGGTAGCCCCGCGCCAGCCCTCGTCCGGCGAGGTACAGCTCCCCCACCACGCCCGGCGGCACCGGGCGCAGAGCGGAGTCGAGCACGTAGGTGGCCATGCCGTTGATGGCCGTGCCGATGGTCAACGGCTGCCCCGGAGCGCATGCCGTGAACGTCACGTCGCACGTCGCCTCGGTCGGACCGTACGCGTTGATCATCAGCCGGTCCCGCGCCCAGAAGTCCACCAGGTCCTCAGGGCACGCCTCCGCCCCGGTGATCCAGGCCCGCAGCGACGGCAGCCCGACCTTGGGCACGCCGCTCATCACCGACGGCGGCACCATCACGTGGGTGATCCGCTGCACGGCCAAGGCGTCGGCGAGTTCGGCGCCCGCGAGCTGGCGGGATGGCACCACGAAGCACGCACCGGACAGCAGCGCCAGGCTGAGCTCGGCCACCGAGACGTCGAAGCTCGGCGACACGAACTGGAAGACCCTGCAGTCGCCGTCGACGCGGTAGTGGGCGATCTGGTTGGCCGACATCGCCGCCAGACCGGCGTGGGTGACCACGACCCCGCGCGGCCTGCCGGTCGAGCCGGAGGTGTAGATGACGTACGCCGGGTGGTCCGGCGTGAGACCGGTGGCGGGATCGGTGTCCGGGAGGCCCGCCAAGCCGTCCACAATGGACGACGTGATCGTCATCGCGGGCTTCGCGTCCTCGAGCACGTAGTCGATGCGCTCCGCCGGGTACTCGGGATCGACGGGGAGGTAGGCGCCGCCCGCCTTGCTGACGGCGAGCACGCTGACCACGTAGTCGATCGACCGCCGCAGTGTCAGCGCGACGACGCTCTCCGGCCCGATGCCCTCGGCGATCAGGTGGTGGGCGAGCCGGTTGGCGCGCGCGTTCAGCTCCGCGTAGGTGAGGACGACGCCCTCGCACTCCACGGCGGGCGCGTCCGGCGTGCGCGCGACCTGGGCCTGGAACAGCTCCGGGAGCGTGGCGACCGGCGCGGTGGTGGGCGGCGCGAGGAGTTGACGCTTCTCCTTGTCGGACAACAGCTCCAGCCCGCTCAGCGCGCGGTCGGGCTCGGCGGCGGCCTCGGTGAGCAGCCCCACGAGGCGATCGGTGATCGCACGGGCGGTGTCGCGCTCGAAAAGGTCGGCCGAGTACTCCAGGACTCCTTCGATCCCGGCGGGAGCCCCGTCGGCGTCGAAGGTCTCCCGCACGCTGAAGGACAGGTCGAACTTGGCGACGCCGACGCCGAAGCCCTCCGCGCTCGCGGTCAGCCCGGGCAGCTCGGTGATCTCGCCCCCGGTGTTCTGGAACGCCAGCATCACCTGGAACAGCGGGTGGTGCGCGGGCGAGCGGACCGGGTTGACCACCTCCACCAGTCGTTCGAACGGCACGTCCTGGTTGGCCAGCGCGGCCAGGTCGGCCTGCCGGACGCGGGCGAGGAGTTCGCGGAAGGTCGGGTCGCCGGAGGTGTCGGCGCGCAGCACGAGGGTGTTGACGAAGAAGCCGACCAGCTCGTCCAGCGCCTGGTCACCGCGCCCCGCGACCGCGGTGCCGATCGGGATGTCAGTGCCCGCGCCGAGCCTGGTCAACAGAGCCGCGAGCGCCGCGTGGACAACCATGAACACGCTGGCCTGGCTGCTGTGCGCCAACTCGGCCAGTCCCTCGTGGGCCTGGGCTCCGGTGGCGAACTCGACCATGTCGCCGAGGCGGCTGGGCGTGGCGGGGCGGCGCCGGTCGGTGGGCAGGTCCAGCCAGTCGGGCGAGCCGGTCAGGGTGTCCCGCCAGAACGCCAGCTGCTCGCTGATGAGGCTGTCCGGGTCGGACTCCGAACCGAGCAGCTCCTGTTGCCACAGCGCGTAGTCCGCGTACTGCGCGGGCAGCGGTGTCCACTGTGGGCCTGTTCCGCAGCGGCGGGCGCCGTAGGCGGTGACGAGGTCACGCCAGAGCGGGCCGGCCGACCAGCCGTCCGTGGCGATGTGGTGCGGCACCAGCAACAGCACGTGCTCGCGCTCGGACAACGCGAAGATCCAGCCGCGGACCGGCAGGTCACGGGCGAGGTCGAACGGAGTGGCCGCGGCGGTGCGCAGCGCCGAGGGCAGCTCCTCCTGGGCGAGGTCGACGACCTGCACCACCGGCTTGGTGGAGGCGTCGAGGATGACTTGGTGCGGCACGCCTTCGTGCTCACCGATGACCGTGCGCAGGCTCTCGTGCCTGGCCACCACGTCCCCGAGGGCGGCGATCAGCGCCCCGCGGTCGAGTTCGCCGGTCAACCGCACCGGCATCGGCAGGTTGTAGGTGGCGTTGGGCCCTTCGAGCTGCTGGATGAACCACAGCCGTCGCTGGGCGGAGGACAGCGGGACGCGCGCGGGCCGGATACCGGGCCGCAGCGCCGGACGCGCCGAGCCACCGCCGTGCACGCGCT
The window above is part of the Allokutzneria albata genome. Proteins encoded here:
- a CDS encoding non-ribosomal peptide synthetase, translating into MLPLSPLQEGMYFHASYDDGGVDVYHAQFVLGLGGALEPDVLRAAASALLRRYPVLRSGFRLRKNGEPIQVIHRTVPDSWAELDLSGVDDQDRELEEFLAADRERRFDLARPPLMRFTLVKLAPTAYKLVITNHHILVDGWSWGVLMEDLFTLYAQRGDAGGMPLVVPYRNYPEWLSKQDSQASLRVWREALDGVDRPTVLAPDAAVEPVVPARITVSPDGLGGAVDRVVRANKLTAATLVQAAWAAVLQAITGREDVVFGTTVSGRAPEIPGVQKMVGMFINTVPVRVRLRPDEPVADNLGRLRDEQSKLVAHQYLRLTDVVRQTGLPTLFDTFVVFENYPADFSSREIAPGVRLTDVGGQDAAHYPLRLAAALTDQQLEVLLEYRPDVFDAVAAQWIIDAYVRALWDVVQRWDEPFEQPITLSEENRQRLFGSLAVLTESVPETTGPVRSRRPRDSREEILCGLVAEVLGRDQVGVDEDFFALGGHSLSAIRLLSRVRAVFGVELPVRVIFEAPTVALLSERVHGGGSARPALRPGIRPARVPLSSAQRRLWFIQQLEGPNATYNLPMPVRLTGELDRGALIAALGDVVARHESLRTVIGEHEGVPHQVILDASTKPVVQVVDLAQEELPSALRTAAATPFDLARDLPVRGWIFALSEREHVLLLVPHHIATDGWSAGPLWRDLVTAYGARRCGTGPQWTPLPAQYADYALWQQELLGSESDPDSLISEQLAFWRDTLTGSPDWLDLPTDRRRPATPSRLGDMVEFATGAQAHEGLAELAHSSQASVFMVVHAALAALLTRLGAGTDIPIGTAVAGRGDQALDELVGFFVNTLVLRADTSGDPTFRELLARVRQADLAALANQDVPFERLVEVVNPVRSPAHHPLFQVMLAFQNTGGEITELPGLTASAEGFGVGVAKFDLSFSVRETFDADGAPAGIEGVLEYSADLFERDTARAITDRLVGLLTEAAAEPDRALSGLELLSDKEKRQLLAPPTTAPVATLPELFQAQVARTPDAPAVECEGVVLTYAELNARANRLAHHLIAEGIGPESVVALTLRRSIDYVVSVLAVSKAGGAYLPVDPEYPAERIDYVLEDAKPAMTITSSIVDGLAGLPDTDPATGLTPDHPAYVIYTSGSTGRPRGVVVTHAGLAAMSANQIAHYRVDGDCRVFQFVSPSFDVSVAELSLALLSGACFVVPSRQLAGAELADALAVQRITHVMVPPSVMSGVPKVGLPSLRAWITGAEACPEDLVDFWARDRLMINAYGPTEATCDVTFTACAPGQPLTIGTAINGMATYVLDSALRPVPPGVVGELYLAGRGLARGYLGDPATTAARFVASPFGEPGTRLYRTGDLARWRGDRLELAGRADTQVKLRGFRIELGEIETALRRHDEVHAAVAIVREDRPGDRRLVAYVVGDVPGPQLRSHLASRLPDYMVPSSFVAMDALPLLPNGKLDRRALPEPVVETSDSAPRTPREKVLCGLFAEALGVAEVGVDDDFFELGGHSLLGVELAGRISAVLGAELTVRAVFDAPTPAALAALLDGEPTQRDAFGALLPLRTKGTRPPLFCLPPIAGMSWRYTGLLRSLDPEIPVYALQSRGLDGDEERPQTMEAMVADFAELIRSVQPEGPYHLVGWSFGGNLAHALATHLEDVGLLAILDAYPAEESRRGQTDRVALLADMFVEYAKVYGDEGADVPRDEEALRARIVDYLGRGSSELSRLDERRRSTVLDVMVTNATLALTHEPARYPGDVVLVVAGRSRKDWATPESWKSTVDGEIIVHEVDCLHENMMEPGPAAEIGAILETGLPQEVRR